In Salipiger sp. H15, the sequence CGGGCCTGACCTCATCGAGTGACGGGCGCGGTCACTGGCGGAGCACGGACAGGCTCGCGCTGTCCCAGCCCAGCCAGACCGGCGCGTCGCCGAGCTTCGCGGTGGTGTCGGTGTCGGCATAGGCCCGCAGCCGCGCCGCGCCCGCCTCCTCCACCACGATGTCGACCGCCACGCGGCTGCCGAGGAAGGTCTTCTCGACGATCCGCCCCTGCACCGCATTGCCGGTGAGCGGCTTCTCCGCCGCCAGCGCGATCTTCTCGAGCCGCAGCGAGGCGCTGACCTCCTGCCCGGTGGCGGGCACGCCGGCCGGGGCGCGGCCGCGCAGCTCGATGCCGCGCCAGTCGACGACCACCTCCTCGGACGCGCGGTCCACGCCGCGCACCGTTCCGTCGAGCAGGTTGGTGGCGCCGATGAACTCGGCCACGAAGCGCGTCTCGGGACGGAAGTAGAGGTCCTCGGGCGTGCCGTCCTGCTCGATCCGGCCGCCGTTCATCACCACGATCCGGTCGGACATGGTGAGCGCCTCGTCCTGGTCGTGGGTCACGAAGAGGAACGTCTTGTCGGTGCGGCGCTGGATCGACTTCAGCTCCATCTGCACCTGCGCGCGCAGCTTGGCGTCGAGCGCACCGAGCGGCTCGTCGAGCAGCAGCAGCGCGGGATCGGGCGCGAGCGCCCGGGCCAGCGCCACCCGCTGACGCTGGCCGCCCGAGAGCTGCGAGGCGTAGCGGTCGGCAAAGGGCATCAGCTCGAGGAAGCTCATCACCTCGTCGAGACGGCGCTTGATCTCGGCCTTGCCGAGCCCCTTCAGCTCCAGCCCGAAGGAGATGTTCTGCGCCACGGTCATGTGCGGGAACAGCGCGTAGTCCTGGAAGACCATGTTGACCTTGCGCTTCTCCGGCGGCTGCGCGGTGACGTCCTGGCCCTCGAGGATGATGCGCCCGGTGTCGGTCTTCTCGAAACCGCCGAGGATGCGCAGCGTCGTCGACTTGCCGCAGCCCGACGGGCCGAGGAAGGTGACGAACTCGCCCGGGGCGATCGAGAGATCCAGCGGGTGCAGCGCCTGCGACTTGCCGTAGGCCTTGGACACGCCCTCGAGGCGGACGATGGGTTCCTTGTCGGACAGCATGTCAGTGCTCCCTGTTCATGCGGCGGCTGGAGCGTTCGGCCCAGACCCCCAGCACCGCGGTCAGGATCAGCACCACGGTGGAGATTGCGTTGATTTCCGGCGACATGCCCGAGCGCAGCTTGGCGAAGATCAGCACCGGCAGCGTCGGGTCGTAGGAGCCGAGGAAGAACGAGCGGACGAAGTCGTCGAAGCTCAGCAGCAGGCAGAAGATCGAGGCGCCGATGATCGCGGGCATGAGGTAAGGCAGCGTCACGCGGGTGAAGGTGACGAAGGGATCCGCCCCGAGGTCGCGCGCCGCCTCGCCAAGGCTCCTTGGCAGGGTCGAGAGCCGCGCCATCACCACCAGCGCAACGAAGGGCACGTTGTGCACCGCGTGCGACCACATGATGGCGAAGCCGCCCGGCTCGATGCCGAGCTGGCGCGCGTAGACGCGGAAGGCGATGGCCGAGATGATCCCCGGCACCAGCGCCGGCAGGATGGTCAGCGCGTAGACCGCGAAGCGCCCGGCGAACTTGCGCCCGCTCAGCAGCACCGCGAGCCAGGTGCCCATGACCACCGAGACCACGGTCGAGCAGACCGCGATGATCAGCGAGTAGACGAAGCTCGACAGCACCGTTCCGTCGTCGAAGACGCCGAGATACCAGTCGAGCGTCCAGCTCTTGATCGGGAAGCCGATGAACTTGCTGTCCTTGAACCCCATGAGGATCATCAGCAGCAGCGGCACGAAGAGGTAGACCACGAAGGCCCAGAAGAAGACGGAAAGCCAGACACGGCCGGAGCGGGTCATTTGCTGTCTCCCTTGCGGAGCGCCGAGATGAAGCGGGCGAACACCCCGGTCAGCACCAGCGCGGCGAAGAACATGATGACGGCAAAGGCCGCGCCCGTGGGCCACTGGTCCCCCGCGACGTGGAAGAAGCCCGCGATGGTCTCGGCAAAGACCGTGGTGTTGGGCCCGCCGAGCAGCACCGGGGTGCCGTAGTAACCGGTGGAGATGAGGAAGACGAGCGTGCAGCCCGAGCCGATCCCCTCGAGCGTCAGCGGCAGGGTGATGCGGCGGAACCGCGTCCAGGCCCCCGCGCCGAGGTCGGCCCCCGCCTCGGAGAGGTTCCTCGGCAGCTTCTCGAGCGCCGAGTAGAGCGGCAGCAGCATGTAGAGCGCGGTGAGGTAGATCAGGCCCACGCTCACCGAGAAGCCGGTGTACATGAAGGGGATCGGCCGGTCGATCAGCCCCAGCGTTTTCAGCGCGAGGTTGATGGCGCCGTTGTTGCCGAGCAGGATCATGATCGCGTAGGTCCGCACGATCTCGCCGGTCCAGAACGGGATCAGCAGCAGCAGGAGCAGCGCCAGCTGGTGGTCGCGCTTGACGTGCCGCGCGAGATAGTAGGCGACCGGGTAGGTGATGAGCATCGTCACCACCGTCAGCACCGCCGAGTAGGTGATCGTCCGCAGGAACGGCATCATGAACACGCTCTCGCTGAAGAAGCGCGCGTAATTGGCCAGCGTGTAATGGTTTTCCTGCCCCGGAGCGATGGGATAGGCGTCCAGCAGGCTGACCTGCAGCATCTGCAGCATGGGTCCGAGGTGCTGCGTGACGATCCAGATCACCGGCAGCACCGCCAGCAGCACGAACTGCCTGCGGGGGGAAGCGAAGAGCAGCGCGACGAGCGCCTGGTAGGGCGCCCAGTTGACCAGCCTGCCCCAGAACGGGCGGCGGTCGGCTGCGTCTCCCGCCGCGGCGGAGCGGCGCGCCCCTGCGTCGACGGCGTTGTTGGTCATGGCGTTTCCTCTCTGCACGAAAGCGCGTGCGTCGGGCTGCGGCGGCCCTGTCCTGCCCCCGCAGCCCCTGTGCTTGTGCTCAGGCGGCCTTGATGGCTTCGACGGCCGGATCGACGAGGCCGTACTTCATCTCGTTCGCCTCGGAGCGGAAGAACTTCATGCCCGCCAGCTCTTCCTCGGAGAAGGAGGTCGCGGCCTTCTCGGCGTCGCTCAGGTATTCATCGGCGCCCTTGAAGGTCGAGATGAAGCCCGACGCCTTGGTCATCGCGGCACCGACCTCGGGCGAGGCCAGCACGGCGTTGAGGAAGGTGTAGGCATTGTCCATGTTCGGCGCGTTGTTGGCGATGTTGTAGGTGTAGACGAAGCCGTAGCTGCCTTCCTTGGGGATGGTCATCGCCACCGGGAAGCCTTCGGCCATCAGCGCGGCGATCGGGCCGTTCCAGGCGCAGGCCATGGTGATGTCCTGGTTGACGAACATCTGCTGCACCTCGGCGCCGCCGTCGTAGTACTTGCGCGCCAGCGGCTTCTTCTCGATCAGGAAGTCCCGCGCCTCGGCGACGATGGCGGCGGCCTTCTCGGGATCGTTGAGATACTCGACCATGTTGCCGTCGTAGCCCTTCATCAGCATGACGATCGACATCATGTCCTGCAGCACGTAGGCGGTCTGGCCGGCGAACTTGTCCGAGAAGAACGGCTCCCAGGACTTGGTGTCCTCTTCCGAGACCATCTCGGTGTTGTAGGCCAGCACTTCCATGCCCGACAGGATCGGCGCGCCCCACTTGTTGCCGTTGATCGTCGACCAGTCGCTCTCCGAGTAGATCGGGTTGATCGTGCCCCAGTTGGTCAGGCGGTCGGTGTCGAGCGGCGACAGCAGGTCCGAGGAGATGAACTGCAGGAAGCGGTGGCCGGCGACGGTGAGGATGTCCACGGTCGGGTTCGGCGCCTCGGCGGCCAGCAGGTTGAACTGCTTGCCCTGGTCATCGACGAGGCGGATGTTCACCTTGATGCCGGTCTCGTCCTGGAACTGGGTCTTGAAGTCCTCGGGGATGAAGTCGGTGTAGGTCCAGATGTTGACCTCGCCGCCCTGCGCATAGGCGCGGCGCAGGTAGACGGGGCTGGCGAGGGTGCCGGCGGTGACGGCCGCGGTGCCCATGAAGCGGCGGCGGTTCAGGATGAGTTTCGACATGTCGTTCGCTCCTAGTTGGGAGAATGCGGGTCTTTGAGGCCCGTCTGGTTGCGGTAGGCGCCGGCCCGTCGGCCGGCGTCTCGAGCGATGCGCCGGCTCGTCAGCCGGCGCTGGCCCGGAGCGTCTCCGGGCCGGGAAGCCGCCCCGACAGGGCAACCTCCCGCATCTGGTCGAGGCTCAGCTCGGCCAGCGGCAGCGCGGCGAGCAGCTCGTTTTCCTCTTCGAAATCGCGGCCGTACATGGCCGAGAACAGCTTGACCCCCGAGCGGTGCAGCTCGGCCGGCAGGCCGATGAGATCGCCCAGCACCACCGTCGGCACGAGGCCGTAGGGCACGTCCTCGGTCACGTAGCGGCTGTCGGCGGTCGCGGGGCCCTGCCCGCCGGTGCCCGCCTCGACCAGCGCCGCGTTCATCTCGTGGATCGAGGCGACGGGCACGTGGTAGCTCTGGTGGTAATGCTCGAAGATGGTCTTCACGCTGAGCCCCAGCGCCCGCGCGATGTTCAGCCGTTCCTCGTCCAGCGCCTCCATCAGGCGGCCGACGTTGGGCGTGACGTTGCCGGCCTGCGACCATGTCTCGCCGTGTTCCATGCGGGTCATGTTGCCGAGCGCGATGCCCATGTGGTTCTGCGGGTTGAGGTTCGAGAGCGCGATGGCCAGCAGCCCGTCGCGCGCCACGAAGACATCGCCGAAGAGCGTCCGGCAGGTCTCGAGCGCGCCGTCCTGCGCTGAGGCGGGCACGGTGCACATGTCGATCTTGGCGCGGATGGTGTTGACGTTGCACGCCGCGGGCCCGGTGCGGCGCCCGGTGAGCGCCGTGGTGCCCCAGGCGGTGACCGGCAGCGTGAGGCCGCGCGCGGCCAGCAGCTCCGACAGGTACACCGCGCCGAAGGAGGCATGGGACGAGACGATCACCTGCTGGCCCGCGCTAAGATGCGGCGCGATGGCGTCCATCACCGCCTTGTGCCCGTAGCCCGGTACGGCGATCAGCACCACGTCGCGGCCCGTGACCAGTGCCTCGGCGCTGCCCGCCACCTCGGGGTGGAAGACACCCGAGAGCGCGCCGGAGGCGGTCAGCCCCTGCCCCAGCCCGTCGGTGCCGGTGCCCGAGGGCGACCAGAGCGCGGTCCTGTGGCCGCGGCTTTCCAGCACGGCGGCGGTGCCAAAGGCGATGCTCCCCGCCCCGGCGATTCCGACCGAAAGGCTCATGCGTCCACCTCCTTGCGCACCGGATCGCCGAGGATGTGCATCAGCCGGTTGGCCCAGCCGAAGAGCGCGGTCGACAGGATGAGGTCGAGGATCTCGGCCTCGTCGAGCCCGGCTGCCTTCAGCGCCGCCATGTCCTCGGCCGTGGCCTCGGAGGGCGCCGCCGAGAGCTTGCGGGCGAAATCGAAGATGGCACGGTCGCGCGGGCCGAGATCGGCCTTCTCGCCCTTCAGGAAGAGCTCGTCGGTGACCGTGGTGTCCTTGAGGATCTGTGCGTGGCGCGAGGCGTGCACGGCGGCGCAGTAGATGCAGCGGTTGACCATCGAAGCGGCCAGCGCACCGACCTCGCGCTCGGCGCGGCTGAGCCCGTCCTTGTCGTACATGATCGCGTTGAAGAGCGGCGAGCGCACCTTCAGGCTCTCGACGTCATGCGCCAGCGTCAGCACGTAGTCCGAGACCTTGGTGTTCGACGGCGTGACCTGCAGCGCCTCGAGCTGATCCGGCGTCGCCTCGTCGAGCCGGACCGGGGTCACGCGCGGCTGCCAGTGCGGCACGTTGCGGGTGAACTTGTGGATGACCTTGCTCATGCGCCCGCTCCCGTCATAAGCCTGAGTCCCGCGATCAGCCGCAGCTGGTAGGCCAGGAAGGCGTTGAGCTCGCAGAGCCGCACGATGTCGGCATCGGAGACGCCCGCGCCGAGCAGGGCCGAGATCTCCTCGGCCGTCACGTCGCGCGGCAGCATGGCGACGGAATCCATGAAGGCGACGACGCGCGCCAGACCCAGCGCGGCCCCGTCCTCCGAGGGATCGGCCAACGCGGCATAGTCCGCGCCCGCCATGCGCGCGGCGTAGCGCAGCCCGGTCGCCTCCTCGCCGTTCAGTCGCGCGATACGGGCGGCCAGCGCCGCGCGCAGGTCGGCGGGCCAGGCGCCGCAATCGGCGGGGGCGAGCACCGCCTCCTCGGCGGTCTGGGTCATTTCCATGATGTTGCCGCGCAGCGCTGCCGCGGCGGCGGCGGGGCCTCCTTCCGTCACACCGCCCATGGCGATGCTGGTCAGGGTCGAGAGGTCACTCATGCCACAAGTCCTTTGGTCGTCTTGTCTTCGCCCGGCAGTTCGCTGGGCGTCCATTCCTCGCCGGTCAGCTCCGGCGTCCGGTAATCCTGCAGGATCTGCCAGTGCGTGGCCACATCCTCGGCGTAGAGCTTCGCGCAGAGCTCGCGCGCCAGCCACGCCGCCCCTTCCGAGACGCCGGGGATGTCGCCGCTGACCTTGCCGAGGCTGGCGGTGGCGCCGTAGTTGAAGCAGTAGACGTTGCCGAGCCAGGGCGCGGTGCCGGGCACCTTCTCGCGGAAGGTGAAATCGGGGTTGAGATAGGGGAAGCGGCCGAGATCGGCGCTCTTCTCGCCCTCGGGCGGCGTGTAGACGTCGTGCCAGAGCTGGATCGCGTTGGCCGCCTCGCCGAATTCGCGGCGCATCTCGGGATCGGTGACGAAGCCGGTGCCGAGGATCAGGAAATCGGCGGTGTAGCTGCTGCCGTCGGCGAAGCTGATCTTCACCTGATCGCCGACATCCTCGACCGAGACCGTGGCCTTGCCGAAGTGGAAATGCGCGTTGGGATGACGGCTCACCCGCAGGGTCGAGCCATGCGGCGGCGGGGTCTGGGTGGCGAAGCTGTACTGCATGAAGCGCCAACGCCATGCGTCCGGCAGCTCGGCATAGCCGCAGGTGAAGCCGTAGGAGCCGATGCCCATCATCTTGTTGATCGTCGGCATCTCCTTGCGGCGGATCAGGTGGCGGACCTCGGCGGCGCCGTGTTCCAGCGCCTCGGCGGAGTTGTCGACGGCGGACGCTCCCACCCCGATCACCGCGACCTTGCGGCCCTTCAGCGCGCCGAAGTCGATGTCGTCGGCGCTGTGCGCCCAGAGCTTGCGCGGCAGTGCGGCCATGAAGCCGGGGATGTTGGGCTTGCCGGTGCCGTCGCGGCCGGTGGCCGAGATCAGCTTGCGGGTCAGGATCGAGGCCTCGGGCGCGCCGCTGAGGTGCAGCCGCAGCAGCTCGCCCTCGGGCTCGACGCGGTCGACGCTCACCCCGTTCTCGACCGGCACGTCCAGCGCCTTGCGGTACCAGCGCAGGTAGTCCATCCACTGCGGACGCGGGATCTTGTCGAGCCTGTCCCACGCCTCGGCGCCGAACTGCGCGCGGAACCACGCCTGGAAGGTGAGCGCGCCAAGGCCGAAGGCGGGGCCGGTCAGCGTCTTCGGCGAGCGCAGCGTGACCATGCGCGCGTAGTTGAGCCAGGGCCCCTCGAGCCCCGCCGGGCTGCGGTCGAGCACCCGGACGTTGTCGATGCCGCCGGTGCGCAGCGCCAGCCACGAAACCAGCCCGCACATGCCCGCGCCGATGATCACCACGTCATGGACCTTTTCGCCGTTCACCTCGCGGGCCGGGACCCAGGACTTTCCCGGGTAGCAGAGGAACGCGAGGTCCTCCTGCAGCCGCGCCTCGAGGGCGGCGAGGCCCTGTCCGTCGATGGCCGGGGTGGCGAGTTCGGTCATGGTTCTGTCCCTGTGGTCTGAAATGCGTGGATCAGGCGCGCTGCGGCCAGTGCCGGTGCAGCTCGTCGATGTGGAAATCGTGCTCGTGCCGGTGCCCGTCGCCGAGCGCCGGGTGGTCCCGAAGGTGCGGGTGGTCCGCCGGCAGCTCGGGATGGCTGTGCGGCTTCGCGAGCGGGTCCTCGGCGGGCCAGATGCGCAGCGCCAGCAGCGTCGCGCCGATCGTCGCCAGCGCCAGCACGCCCATGGCATGCTCCGGGGCGATCGCCGCACCGAGCCAGCCCGCCAGCGGATAGGCCAGCAGCCAGCCGGCGTGGCTGAGCGAGAACTGCGCCGCAAAGACCGCCGGGCGGTCGTCGCGCCGGGCCGAGCGCGCCAGCACCAGCCCGCCCGGGGTCAGCACCAGCGACGAGGCCAGCCCGAAGGCCCCCCAGAGCGGCATCAGCCCCGGCACCGGCAGGCCCGGCACAAGGCTGAGCACGAGGCCGAGTCCGGCGAAGAGGAACGCGCCCGCGGCCATGCAGCGGCGCTCGCCGAGGTGCCGGACGAGGCGCGGCACGGTCGTCGCGCCAAGCGCGGCCCCCGCCCCGTAGCAGGTCATCAGCAGCGTGTAGTAATGCTCGGCATCGCCGAGGCGGCCGCCGGCGAAGACCACCGTGTTGACCAGCACCCAGGCCATCGACAGCGACAGCGCAAAGTTCAGCATGAAGAGCCCGCGCAGCCGCGGCGTCAGCGCGTAGATGCGCATCCCCTTCGAGACCCGCTCGAGGAAGGGCGCCTTGCGCGGCGCGTAGCCCGCCGGGAAGCGCGTGGTGAAGAGGAAGACCGCCGAGCCGAGGAAGCAGCTCGACGCGAGGAAGAAGAGCCCGTCCGCCGTGATCACCTTCAGCGCCGTCGCCGCGATGATCGGGCTGAGGATCGATTCCAGCGTGTAGGCGATGCGCGACAGCGCCAGCGCCCGGGAATAGCTGTCCTCGTCCTCGAGCAGGTCCGGCAGCACCGACTGGAAGAGCGGCGTGAAGCCCGAGGAGATGGCGAAGAAGACGAAGGCCAGCGCCGCGATCTGCCAGCTCGAGAAGGCAAAGCCCATGAGCGCGACCATGCCGAGGCGCAGGATGTCGATGGTCACCAGCGTGGCCCGGCGCGGGCGGCGCGACAGCACCGTCTCGGCCAGCGGCGCGATCAGCACGTAGGCGATCATCTTGAGCGCGAGGATGCCCCCGAGGATGGTGCCCCCCGCCTCGGTGCCGCCGGCCTCGAAGGCGGTCAGCGAAAGCGACACG encodes:
- a CDS encoding NAD/NADP octopine/nopaline dehydrogenase family protein — protein: MSLSVGIAGAGSIAFGTAAVLESRGHRTALWSPSGTGTDGLGQGLTASGALSGVFHPEVAGSAEALVTGRDVVLIAVPGYGHKAVMDAIAPHLSAGQQVIVSSHASFGAVYLSELLAARGLTLPVTAWGTTALTGRRTGPAACNVNTIRAKIDMCTVPASAQDGALETCRTLFGDVFVARDGLLAIALSNLNPQNHMGIALGNMTRMEHGETWSQAGNVTPNVGRLMEALDEERLNIARALGLSVKTIFEHYHQSYHVPVASIHEMNAALVEAGTGGQGPATADSRYVTEDVPYGLVPTVVLGDLIGLPAELHRSGVKLFSAMYGRDFEEENELLAALPLAELSLDQMREVALSGRLPGPETLRASAG
- a CDS encoding extracellular solute-binding protein: MSKLILNRRRFMGTAAVTAGTLASPVYLRRAYAQGGEVNIWTYTDFIPEDFKTQFQDETGIKVNIRLVDDQGKQFNLLAAEAPNPTVDILTVAGHRFLQFISSDLLSPLDTDRLTNWGTINPIYSESDWSTINGNKWGAPILSGMEVLAYNTEMVSEEDTKSWEPFFSDKFAGQTAYVLQDMMSIVMLMKGYDGNMVEYLNDPEKAAAIVAEARDFLIEKKPLARKYYDGGAEVQQMFVNQDITMACAWNGPIAALMAEGFPVAMTIPKEGSYGFVYTYNIANNAPNMDNAYTFLNAVLASPEVGAAMTKASGFISTFKGADEYLSDAEKAATSFSEEELAGMKFFRSEANEMKYGLVDPAVEAIKAA
- a CDS encoding NAD(P)/FAD-dependent oxidoreductase, with the translated sequence MTELATPAIDGQGLAALEARLQEDLAFLCYPGKSWVPAREVNGEKVHDVVIIGAGMCGLVSWLALRTGGIDNVRVLDRSPAGLEGPWLNYARMVTLRSPKTLTGPAFGLGALTFQAWFRAQFGAEAWDRLDKIPRPQWMDYLRWYRKALDVPVENGVSVDRVEPEGELLRLHLSGAPEASILTRKLISATGRDGTGKPNIPGFMAALPRKLWAHSADDIDFGALKGRKVAVIGVGASAVDNSAEALEHGAAEVRHLIRRKEMPTINKMMGIGSYGFTCGYAELPDAWRWRFMQYSFATQTPPPHGSTLRVSRHPNAHFHFGKATVSVEDVGDQVKISFADGSSYTADFLILGTGFVTDPEMRREFGEAANAIQLWHDVYTPPEGEKSADLGRFPYLNPDFTFREKVPGTAPWLGNVYCFNYGATASLGKVSGDIPGVSEGAAWLARELCAKLYAEDVATHWQILQDYRTPELTGEEWTPSELPGEDKTTKGLVA
- a CDS encoding peroxidase-related enzyme (This protein belongs to a clade of uncharacterized proteins related to peroxidases such as the alkylhydroperoxidase AhpD.) — translated: MSKVIHKFTRNVPHWQPRVTPVRLDEATPDQLEALQVTPSNTKVSDYVLTLAHDVESLKVRSPLFNAIMYDKDGLSRAEREVGALAASMVNRCIYCAAVHASRHAQILKDTTVTDELFLKGEKADLGPRDRAIFDFARKLSAAPSEATAEDMAALKAAGLDEAEILDLILSTALFGWANRLMHILGDPVRKEVDA
- a CDS encoding ABC transporter permease, with product MTNNAVDAGARRSAAAGDAADRRPFWGRLVNWAPYQALVALLFASPRRQFVLLAVLPVIWIVTQHLGPMLQMLQVSLLDAYPIAPGQENHYTLANYARFFSESVFMMPFLRTITYSAVLTVVTMLITYPVAYYLARHVKRDHQLALLLLLLIPFWTGEIVRTYAIMILLGNNGAINLALKTLGLIDRPIPFMYTGFSVSVGLIYLTALYMLLPLYSALEKLPRNLSEAGADLGAGAWTRFRRITLPLTLEGIGSGCTLVFLISTGYYGTPVLLGGPNTTVFAETIAGFFHVAGDQWPTGAAFAVIMFFAALVLTGVFARFISALRKGDSK
- a CDS encoding ABC transporter ATP-binding protein, whose product is MLSDKEPIVRLEGVSKAYGKSQALHPLDLSIAPGEFVTFLGPSGCGKSTTLRILGGFEKTDTGRIILEGQDVTAQPPEKRKVNMVFQDYALFPHMTVAQNISFGLELKGLGKAEIKRRLDEVMSFLELMPFADRYASQLSGGQRQRVALARALAPDPALLLLDEPLGALDAKLRAQVQMELKSIQRRTDKTFLFVTHDQDEALTMSDRIVVMNGGRIEQDGTPEDLYFRPETRFVAEFIGATNLLDGTVRGVDRASEEVVVDWRGIELRGRAPAGVPATGQEVSASLRLEKIALAAEKPLTGNAVQGRIVEKTFLGSRVAVDIVVEEAGAARLRAYADTDTTAKLGDAPVWLGWDSASLSVLRQ
- a CDS encoding ABC transporter permease yields the protein MTRSGRVWLSVFFWAFVVYLFVPLLLMILMGFKDSKFIGFPIKSWTLDWYLGVFDDGTVLSSFVYSLIIAVCSTVVSVVMGTWLAVLLSGRKFAGRFAVYALTILPALVPGIISAIAFRVYARQLGIEPGGFAIMWSHAVHNVPFVALVVMARLSTLPRSLGEAARDLGADPFVTFTRVTLPYLMPAIIGASIFCLLLSFDDFVRSFFLGSYDPTLPVLIFAKLRSGMSPEINAISTVVLILTAVLGVWAERSSRRMNREH
- a CDS encoding MFS transporter is translated as MIARNSPLRHRDFRHLFAAQILSLVGVGVMTVSLSLTAFEAGGTEAGGTILGGILALKMIAYVLIAPLAETVLSRRPRRATLVTIDILRLGMVALMGFAFSSWQIAALAFVFFAISSGFTPLFQSVLPDLLEDEDSYSRALALSRIAYTLESILSPIIAATALKVITADGLFFLASSCFLGSAVFLFTTRFPAGYAPRKAPFLERVSKGMRIYALTPRLRGLFMLNFALSLSMAWVLVNTVVFAGGRLGDAEHYYTLLMTCYGAGAALGATTVPRLVRHLGERRCMAAGAFLFAGLGLVLSLVPGLPVPGLMPLWGAFGLASSLVLTPGGLVLARSARRDDRPAVFAAQFSLSHAGWLLAYPLAGWLGAAIAPEHAMGVLALATIGATLLALRIWPAEDPLAKPHSHPELPADHPHLRDHPALGDGHRHEHDFHIDELHRHWPQRA